CAATGTGCTCTGTTTGAGTCGGGGTTAGCTGATGACCAAGCATAATAGACTAGTTATGCAACTCACGTGGAACCAAAAAGGGCACTGGAGGCAGGGGCACCGAAGAGTCCAGGCGGAGCATTGGGATTGGAGTTAACCGCAAAGGCGCTACCGGCTCCGGATTCTGTCCCCGATTCCTCCGCTGCAAGCGTAGCATTATTCTGATATCGCGCCTTTTGATAGGGCATAGGAGACGCAAGCCTGAAATCGCTTAGTTTCTCAAGTTCAACATAGGTAGCTTCGAATTCTACCGCGGGGAAAACCCTTTTTACTCTGTTCATTAATGTACTCCTCACATCCTGCCTATGGCTGAAAAAGAATCTGTTGCCATTCGACGGAATAGTAACTAGATGGCACCGTTCTAATATCAATGCATGGGTTGGATGTATTTCAGACATATAGCGAAAGTCATTCCAGTAAATTTTGCACTTGGTTAAGCGAACGAGTTGAAGATTTAGACCAAAGTGACTGTCGCAATATCCGTGAAGTAAGCGCAGAAAGGAAACCGCATCATAATCTTCTAGGACCTCTTCGCACGGTTGTCCAACTATCACTTCACATAGGGTTAATACCTGAAGTTgaggcaacaaggaaaatAGTTCTGATCCCCCAAGGAATATTTTAGCTTGAGATTCTGCCACTCCTTTGATGTGCAATTGGGCTATTCTTGAACGCGAGACGAAGCTCATGAACTGGATCCAGTAGGAGGATGGCGAACCAGATTTATAATGTTGTATTACCTCGACAATCATTTGCAATGGCAATTGGCCAGGATAAATCATACGGAGCACGGCTTCCTGAGCGGTAGTGTACCGTCCAGTGAGTTTTATCGTCTCTAGATGTTCTAGCTTTACTGATCTGAGTGCGAATAAACCGTATCCAGATTCTAAAGTCATATTGAGCCCGAAACGAAAGGCTCGTAATCCTGGACTAGCCCGCAAAATACCAGCGAGGGCTAATTCCGAGATAATGGTACCAGCAGACTCTGTGGAATCGAGATCAAGTTCGACTAGTCCAGCATATGCGCGGCTAGACCAGCAAGGGTATATACCAACCAACCGTATACTCGTAACGAGGGACATGGTCTTTTCAAAAATGGACTCCTTGAGCGGTATGATTTGTGTAAGAGAGATACGCGAATGTTCATCGAAAACAGGTATATGACTGGCAGTCAAAAAGCGGGCCTCTTGCATCGGTTGCGCATCAATATAGAAGCCACGAATCGTTCCCGAGGTATCCCATGAAAGTAGATTTGCTAAAAAAGGCAGAACGTTGCGGTGTAAGGGTGTCCGGCAATCGCATTGAAGTTCAATCGAGCGAGTCCGCGACACAATCGAATGGCAGAATTCTGATAAACGCTCGTCCTCTCGGCAGTAGAAATCGACTCGTATGTGCAAATATAGCGGTACTTGATTCGAACGTGCTGCAAACGCCAAGGCCCGCGAGAAAAGTGGTCCTTCAGACCCGGATGTCAAGTCGATATCAATATGAGACCAGAGATCGTGTGATGCTAGTGCAATCTCCCGCCAGCGGTGACAAACCTCTAGCGCAGTTTCGGGATATACCATGTTGTCTCCTGATTTTTCGTTCCTCCTTGTAAATTGACTCTTTGGTAAGCAGCATCGCTGGGCAAACCAGAAGATACGGGATATAATCTCAGGCGGAAGAACGTTGATGCGGACGAGGTTGAGAGATTGGTTCCGAACTCGCCACATGAGTGAGATAGCCTTTTCAATATTCGATTCATAACTAAACGCCCGGGGCAGTTCTTCTATTGCACTATTGAGAAGGTCCTGTGAGTTGCCACTTGGATCGTAACTGTTGAGGATAGCAGCGCAGGCCTCGGTATACTTGTTTGTTGCCATTTTGAGTAAGTTACTCGCTTCATTGAGGTCTTTAATTAATTCGCTTTGCGTCATGGATCTAAGATTTGTCGGTGGTCGGGGGATAGGTATAATTGCTAGTGGCGGCAGTTAGGAAAAGCCACCTTACACGTGACTACTGAACTAAGCCCATCGCGTATATCATGATTGGACTTGGAAACCACTAGTTTGCTATGATCGTTGATATCGGAGAGTTTTAATGCACGCGAGTGATCAAGCTGATTACTGATAGATACACAGGGAAATTCTTGGGGACGACGGCATTTAGTTGGGCTCCGTGGTCATTGGTTGAAACATACATATCAAGCTTCGTTGCAGCTATTGTAAAACACCTCAACAGGTGTCCAACCAACCGATCACTGTAGAATGGTATAGAACATGATTTCGCAATATCCTTCGATTAAAAAGGCAAAAATCATACAGTATTCAAAAGTTAGCTACAGCTTCGCCCTGTCATCCGCCTGATCTCCCAGAGCACCTTGACGTTTCAGCTCGCCCATCTGGTCTGAATTCAATCCGATATCACGTAGTAtgttgaatgtatgcgctccGGGTCTCAGACTCTGGCCATGAGAGTTCGTTTGCGTAAACAAGTTCATAGGACGATCTTCTCCAAAGTAGCCCACGAAATTCGGGTGAAAGCGAGGGCTAGAACCATGAATCCGCGCAGCCTCCGATGGTGTTAACACTGGGACCACACAAGCATCGGTACCTGAATACAATTTAACGTGAATCCAATCGCTCTTGGTGATACATGAAACCCCTCCTTACCTTTGAAAATATCTTCCCACTCtttccttgttcttgtcTTGAACGCTTCCGTAATCCAACGCTCATGCGATCTCCACTTGTCACGATCTCCCTGAGTGGATGGTTCGGGGCGGGTTGCGTCCATCGGCGGGTTGAAATTCGATGGGAGATGGTGCTGAATAAGTGTGCAGAAGGTCGCAAAGAATTTAGGTTCTATACACGCTCTATTCGCATCGTATTTCAGTAACCCTAATTCCTTATTCTACACAGGGACTTACACGCTCATCCATCCTCCATCGGAACACTGGTATGAATTGTAAAATGGGGCGCCACCATCGAGCAAACTCCTTCCCGGCGGTTGGGCGAATAAGGGGTCCTTCTGAATTAATGAATGAATTAAATTGAAGCTTGCGATGTATCGTGACCCCGCAACCTATATGTCCCATGTAGTTCTGAGAATACAAGGGGGGACAGAACGCACCATATCTGTTTCGACCACTTTCCCGGGTGCAAGTGGGTCTTTGGCTAAGGACAAGAGGGCTGCAATAATTCCAGTAGCGCAAATGAGACCACCTCCAGCCATATCCGCAAGAATATTAAGTGGGAATGCTGGTCGACCCTCTGGAGTTGTTGGAGGCATCATCTAGAAGATCTCTGTTCAAACGAGTGTGACCAATTACATTGGTTGGTGCGTACCCCAAGCACACCTGCGTGGGCCAGATAATTCAAATCATGGCCTGAATTAAAGGGGATTAGATCAGTTAAAATCATATGGCTAATGCCGTTAATAAATGGTGACACACCTGCCATGTTTTTCAATTCCCCATGACGGTCAAAACTTGTCAACAAATACCACGTTAGTTTATGGTATGGTTTCCGAGTGTCGTGCTTACCCGACGAGACGAGCATAAACCAATCGCGGATTGATCGCTTGCGAACCAAGGAATACTTCGGGTCCAAGTCCAAGGTTTTCCATAACTCCTGGTCTAATGAAATGTTATAAAGAAGATGGCTAACTTGTAAATGAGTTATTTTACCTAAACGGATCAATGAGAACATGCGCATTGGATATCAATCGTAGTAGGGTAGCCAGTCCAGCAGGAACTTTGGGCGAAATGGCGATGGATCGCTTGCCACGGCATAACACATCGTTGGTCGGATTGTTTACCGATGTGGGATTGTCAACTCGAATCACGCTTGCACCTAGATCAGCAAGTACAAGACCTTTCGTCCAAAAGGAATCAATACAGACTCTGACTCAACCGAGGGTGATGCTCACCGCAAAATGGACCCTGACAACCGTCGCTCAAAGGATAAATCTGGCGACTGGCTCAGTGAAACCGAAATACCCACAGGGGCGAGGCCTGCGAACTTTATTGACGGCCATGAGGACAATTCACTCAACCGCGCCTTTAGCCGGTATGTCGCAAACCCGCACCTCAATAACACGAATGCCTTCTAGAGGGCGTTTTCCTATGCGGTCCATCGTACAATGACCTCGATGGATAACTATTTTGACTAAAGTCTAGCGACTGTTGCCTAGTCCGAAAGAACTGTCAATGGTGATGGTTGTGGGGACGAGCCGGCAACCGGGTAGCGAAACTTCCCCGGTTGCCAGGATTGCGAAATTACAGAAGCACAACTAGACCTGCGATGTCCCAAATATGGATTCTGTGCTCCACGCGATGACAAGGGGTCAGAAAGACGCAGGCTTCAGTACAACACTAGGTCACAAAAGTCAATTCCACTTGGAACATTTCTGCTCTAAATCAGGCAACCGGACCTGAAGATGATTGGATCCACGTGCGGTCGAACACAACCGTTGCTACTCGTCAGACCTTCGTACCTCGCAATGGATCGCTACGCTCCTATATGAGCACAAAGTACCTTCTCACGAAAAGATATAAAAAGCACGCATGAGTATCCATGCAACTTACCGCCTTTCAGCGCAGTCACCCTTTCAGTCGTTGATCGACTATTTTCACATTCATTCTTCACCGACAGTTTGTAACTTTCATCTACTCGATTTTCACTCGTTCGGCACTGGTGCTCCACACGAAACTTTCTTTTGGCATTTCATTATTATCCAGATTTTCATTTCAACCAAATATGTTCAGCAAATCGTTGGTCTCCTTTGTTCTCCTTGCCGTTCTTTCCAGTGGCGTAGATGCACGCATGCGCACCATTGAGCGAGATGGGCGTGCCCTTTACGGACGCCGTTTCGGCCAAGAGCAAAACCCGGCTGTGAGTACATGTACTCATCCCAAATAGTTTCAAGCGCTTAACCGTACCTCAGATTTCCGAGCTCAGCTCTGCTTGTCAGGGTAATGTATGTGGTGTCCTTGCCGGAAAGGCTGTAGGCACATTGCTTGCAGCTTCTCCCGAATGTGCCCAACAAGACCTGGCAGACGACATTATCGGTAGGCAAATTTGTTTTGTTCCGTGTTCTATTATTAATTGATTCCGCTACTAGATGCTGCGCGCACCCAGGATGCCGCCACTCAAACGAAGATGATTGATATCGCCAAAAGGTTCCGTCAGGCCGAAAAGAACACGCCCCCTGACTTTACGACCAACCCGCCTACGAATCGTAACTCGGTTTTCTGCCAGACTCCACCGCGTAATGCCGAGTTGGCTGGACTTAACCAGGCTCAGGACCCTGCCAATAACCCAAATGATTTCTTCGACCCTGCATGCAAATGTACTGTCAAGAAGGGCTCCCAAGCAAACACCGCGCCCCTAGCCGGCGGAGGAGCATCTGGAGGCAATACGGGGAGCAACAATACCGGCGGCAATGGCGGAGATGCTACTCCAACTTCAGCAGTCGAAACCGGTGTGGCGACTGAAACGGAAGCGGCGGCTATCACTGAGATAGCCTCGGAGACTGCAACGGCCACCACTACTGACACCGCAGCAACGGAAACGGCCACAGCACCCGCCAGCAACGATCCGACAAACACTTGCCCGGCTGTGCCTACTGTTACCGGTAAGCTTATATGCGTCGTTTTTTTCAGCTTACTTAACATGGCCTTTAAACAGTTACTGTCGACGCATCGGCTCCTTCTGCTACCGCCACTGAAGTTGCTACTAGCACCGCTGCCGCGGACCCCGCTGCGACTACGACGGACGCGTCGCCACCTGCTGCCACAGCTGCACCAGCCGCACCAGCCGCACCAGCCGCACCAGCCGCACCAGCGAACGGTAATATCGATCTTGGATCTTGCTCCGATCCTACCATCAAGTTCGGTGCTGGTATTGAAGGTCGCAAGGAGACTAGCTTTATTCCCAATAACCTTAAGGAGTTCAACCATGGTAGCGCTCAGAATTCGGCCATCATTACTCAGTTTATCTGCGATGTGAGTGTTTCCGATTCATCTGGTCTAAAATCAAGAACTTTAATTCATATTTTGTCCAGACCTTTGTAAACTCGTGCAAGGCTAACCAGGCGGCGATTGATACTTGCAAACAGGCCAAGGATGCCGCCGCTGCTGCCGGAGCTAAGAAGGGAGCTGCTGCCGATGCTTTCAATCTGGCTTTTGGTGTACAAACCAACTTCGCAGCCATTCAAGCTCTGGATGACCAAGGTCGCTCGATTGCATAAAGACTCGTTCTTTATTCGGCCTCATTTTGTTGTTCTGGACTCCAGGATAATATTTCTTATGGATTGATTTCGTTACCGGGTTGATGATTTTTACTTTATCTTTTTTTGTACTGTCGTTTGTAGATTCTTTGTGGAAGGGATAATTGCCGCTGTACGGTCCCTGTCCTGTTGCATTTAGTTCCCTGATGCACAGGAAGGTAGTGCGGAATACAATTCTATTTGTGCGCTTCTCGTTGAGTTCTCCTAACTAAGCCCCGAAAGAAACGGATGCGTGAATGCGGGGAGTCATAGGATGAGCGTAAGGGTCAACATCGCGATCGTTTTCAATCTGCCGGCAATTTTCAGGTCTCAAGACCCCGGATCCGCAAAGTCTCGAACCGACTCTGACCGAGGGACTACCACGCGCGCAGGATCGACAGGTGCTTCTTTTTCCACGTGCGCTTACGCATGTCTGATGACAGGAGACGAGTAAGTCTCAAATAAGTATTTCATTTGAGTTCTACCCAGGCCGCAAAGTGATCGGAAATCTGACAGACCACTTTTGGTACTTGAGCAGAGCCAGATTAAGTTTTTCCTGTTGCATGTTCACGCGTAAGATGTACGGGGGTGGGCTTCTCAAGTCATTAATTCATTCAGCTTGCAGCGTGATGGCAGCTGAAGTTCAATTACAGCTCCTGAGCACATGGTATGCACGAAATGTGTAATTATATCCCACGTGGCAAACTAGGTACAAACTTGTTGTTGCACCTCCACTCACTAGGTGATGCATTACTGGCTCATGAGCGTTTGTCAACAGATGGTTACCAGCTAGATACCTATTTCATTTCAGGTGTCCTCTAAAATACGGCGGGCCTGAGGGGAGTGAAAAAGGTTAAAGTGATCGACGATAAACTGGGAAACAACCCACTTCTTCCAACAATCCTTCTGCAATAACACGCCCATCATCTTCTCCGGTGTTCGCAAATGACCAACGTGCGGGGGGATCGGTTACAAACGGACATAAGTCTTCTGGAATAAATTCGCCCTCTTGCGTGAAAAACTCGTGGCGTCGTTGTGTCTCTTCTAAACAACCGGGAGTATTGTTAACGAATCTTGCCAGACAAAAATATTTCAGATCGGACAAACCATCTCGGTATCGCTCAAGCCGCTCTACCATTCCATGAACCATTTCCTCCATTTCCGCCCGGTAACGTTCCCGCCTAGCCATTTCCTGTAAAAGTCGCGCGTAAGACCGCCGGTACGCGAGGTAAGCTGCTTCTAAGTTCTCGAGTTCTACTAGCCGAGAATTCAGTGTTTCCAACAAAGAATTAGCTTCATGGTGAACAGCGTCCTGTTCGGCTAGCATAGCCATCATCATCTCTTCCAAATCCTCCAGTTTAGTCAAAATCGTCTGGTGGGTCTCAAGATCTTGAAGTTTAGATGCCTTGATAGTGGAAAGCTGTTCGCTACACTTCTTAGTAACCAGATGTTCCGGTACAACGGGCGACGTTCTTACTGCAAATCCTCAACAGACCCCCCTGACTGATCGAGGTCACGAACTACAGCCGACAGTTCGTTCGTATCTTGATCCAGGGCTATCCCATCACATGTAAGTTTACGCTCAAATGGAAACCATATGTTGGCCTCACTTCGGATATCATCCATGTTAATAACGCCGCCGTCATCCTCGACTTGCAAAGCATCTTTGACTTGTCCAAAATGCCTCGCAATACCTTCAAGATCTTCGGCCATAGCGTGAACAAGCCTATCTTGTTCGGTCATATGGCGATGCACTTCATGTAAGATAGGTTCGGCAGAGAGCCGCGGAAGCGCGTTCCGAACAGCTGATATCTGTTCATCTAGGGCTTGCGGGAAATCGTAACTCCTAGCAAGGCTATCCTAATGAGGTAGAGCTAGTATCCGAAGCAACTAGGATAGAACGAGGTACATACGTCAAGCCGTAAACGCTCATCTTCAATTCTTTCGAGGGCTTCCTCGATTGAGCGTTCGTCAATGAAATCTCGCAGAGTTTTCCACCTGCTCCTCTCTTGAACCGTTTGATCACTTTCTTGATTAAGACCACTGGCACCCAAAGATGCCTTGTCATTGATCTCAGTCTGTGGGGTATCGGGCAACTGCCTTCCGGTGTCGGAGCGGGGACTGCCGAATATTGAAGAGCCAGCTACTGTTTTATGGAGGGACGGAGGGACAGCCTGATTCCCCAGTTGCTCCAAAATGGCATCCAGCGATCGTGTACGGCGGGAACGTGCACGATCCCACTCCTACATCAAGTCATGTCACAGATACGCTAGCAAGACACGAGTTAACACACCTTGGCGGCTGAGTGGGCGCGGTCCCTCTCGGATTCAAGATATTTGGCAACGCTATTGGCAGCCTGAATAATTAGGAGAAACATCGCAATAAAGCAATAATAAACCGCTCACCTTTAGTTGGTCAGCAACATTACGAGTCAGCCACTGAAGTTTGGCGTCGAGCGTTAGAATGTCGACTGTCAAGTTGCTTGAGCCCGCGGTAAGTGTGCTGGCATGGTTGCAGATATTGTTTCCGTGGAGGAGTGCTTTCTTAGAGGTGAGAAAGAGGGCTGCGAGCGAAGAGCCGGTCGGAGCCGGAGAGGCAGGCTCTGTGGCAACTGGGTGGGGGGCTATGGTTGGCATTACGCCGAAATTCACGTGAAGCCAGGGCAGAGAGACTATGACCGCACAGCTCGTCGTTGTGCGTGGCCAACCATGTGGGGGCTGCTTCGGGCGCCAAACTTCGATTTCAATATCCACCCTCAGGGTCCGGGGGTCTCTCGCTCTCCGCCGGTCGTACGGTTGTGGGAAAGAAAAACATCATAAATAAGAAAATTGAAACGGTCGTTCGGAGAGAACCTGAGAAAGCGCCTGAATATGGTCAGCCTCGCTCGCCTTCGGATCGTCAATTTCTCGTGGAGTTGTCGCATCCTTTTCGGCATCGTCAGCATAAGGGAACCAACCCAGTCTATCGGATCTCGACGCCCTTTCGAGACTCTATACGATTGTGATGTGGTTGCGGGTGGTTGCCATCGCCTTGCTGGCTGGGCCATTTATCATGGCGTACCTTCTTAAGCCACAGGTCCTTGCTCTGTTTCAAGAAGCTGCCAGCTGTGCGACGTCAGGCGTGTTGTTCACTGCGCTCTCCAAGCGGCCCTTCACTACAGCCGCCCGCGCTTCAGCCCTTTTTTTCGCTTGCTTGATATGCATATGTCCACAGTTCCCGAGCCAGAAAAACTCAAGTAGAGCGTCATCCGCTGTTCTGCCAACATGCCCGGCCAACATGCCTCCCACGTGCCAAGCAGctatgcatatatgtccCCCTCTCAACCTTCGACCAGCCACGCACCGGCAAATACTAGTGGTTATGACCCTAATTTGCTCTCGGGTAGCCCTTTGGTAAATACTGTCAACGTCGCTCGCTCTGGATCATCCAGTATCCCTCTAGGCTTTAATCCTAACTCGATAAGCGGCTTCTCGTCTCGATCAATGCCGGTTCAAAATAGCTCTTCAAATAGTACTTCTTACAGCCAGCATTTTCAAGATTATGATCCAAACTCGGCCGGCAATTATGGGTCTCACAGCGGGTTTGATCAAGACATGGCGCAACAACACGGTCACATCGGGCAATCGACATTGACATTTCCCCAGTCGGACACTACCAGGCAGGGCGTCAGTCACGAGCTACAAAATACCTTCCATAATCATTCTATGGCACCGTCTGGCACAACTATGCCTTCCTCATCCGAACCAATTGATCCGATGACCACGCGCACACTCATGCGCACGAGCCCCCCGTAAGTAGGCGGTTGAACCCCATGACCATAAGTACTTATCATGAGCCCCTTACCGGAAAAAGAGTCACGATTGTCTCCAAACGAACACGACAAGACTCATTATCTTATTCTGAATCTGCCAAGCGAGCCAGGAATTCAACAGACGGAGTCAGGCCCTCTGTTACTTCTAGTGTGCCATACTCCGGGAATGCCTCTGAAATGTCGGGTTTTTCGATGTCTTCTCATCATGGCCGTGCTTTGTCCCGACCAACGAGCGAATTAAGCGGCGTAAACTCACCTGTGAGTCCGCATATTGCCACGTATCTTCCTCGCTAGCCGGATACTCTCCCACTTGACGCCTTATATTCCGAGCTGACGATAGGTTATCATCTTTTTCCCAGTTTCATCCCGATAATCGAGGTCCATCCAACTTTCATTCGGGTCCCGTACATCGATTTATCGCTAGCCCAGCCAGTGACCGTCCACATTCAGCCAATTCGCAGCCTCGATCGCCGGAGATCCATACGATGAATGGAATAGCGCATGTAGGGATGCCCTCATCCAGCACTAGTGCCTCACTCCGCCCCTTTGCCTCCCCACAACGAAGATTCAGCAGCGTATCACATACATTTGTGCCCCCTACATCAGTTTCTGATGTCCCCAACTCGCAATCTCCTACTATACCTGGACATCCTACCCCTGATGGGCTAAGCCCGTATTATACACCACCATCCAGTGGGCTACGGCCATCGACGGGGGCTGCATCGGGATCTTCTTTTGCGTCCACACTTAATCCTCCAAGTGGACCCGATGCCCTTGCCGCAACTGGGTCGGACGATGGCTCATCCAGCTTATCCCATTCGATGGGAGAGGCCGAAGTGATTGCGAGCTTTCCCCAGTTCTACGAACGGGTCCGAGAGCTGTGCCTCAAATTCAACAGCGACGCGGCTAATTTACTGGTGAGTTTCAACATCCAACCCAAGAACCCGCCGATACTTTTAGAAGCACTGTCCGGATCGCTAATCACTTTCCTATCTCGTCATTGCGCCATGATAAACCTGTGGTCGGGGAAACCTCGGAACTGACTTAACTTGCAGCGCGCGACTCGACAAGACATCTTGGCTCAGTCCTTTCAAATGGGCACGGGTGCCGACCCAATGCGAATGCTCAATGATGCCAAAGCGATATGTGAGAGAATGATGGCAAGCCTATTTCACGACATTCCTTCTAGCCGATCCATTCTCATGATTGTTCCAGTTCGCAGATTCATCTACCCGCACGAGGGTTCCTAGTTCGTCACATCTCGAAAGCACAATGCTGCACGGGTTCTCGTCAGCATATTCAACCTCGGCGTATCCCCCACCTTTTCATGGGCCCTGGTCTCCTCGTTTATCCTCCGCGTCCCACCCTGTTACACCTTCTGGGGTAGACGAAGGAGAATATTTTGCACAACTTCAGCTTCCAAAAGGAGTGTATGGATCAGATCCGACAATTCAGCGAGAGGCCTCGCTCGTTCATCCGCCCTCAAGTGGTGTTGATGTCTCTTTCAATAACTCCACGCTACGGAGCGCCGCAAACGTGAGTCGATAGTTTCTCCGGTCGATCCTTGATCACGGCGGACTAATTTAGCTTAATCCCTAATTTGATGTTCAATCAGGTCAATCACGGCACATGGCGAGACGAAGAGTCCGAAAAACTCAAGCAGTTGGCTGAGCATAGTCGAGCATCGTCAAAGATGAACGGTCAGGATAAGATTGACTGGGATTGGGTTGTTGAGAGGTTCGGAGCGAGCCGCACACGACATCAGATACTCATCAAGGCTACTCATCTAGTGAGCTTATACTGCACTTGCCTTTTCCTGAACTATTCCGTTTATCGTTATACCCATTCATTAACTAGGGCCTTAAGCCTACCTCGACCCACCCCTCACGGATCAGAAAGCGTCTTGCGAAAGCTGAAGCACAGCAAGCTGCAGCCGCAGCAGCTGTATCGTCAGCCCAAGGCGATGCTACCCCTGTAACATCTATTACCCCTGGAACGGAACCCGTGAATCACTTACTTGCAGACTCTATGACGTCCCCTACTGTAGGCTCTCGCCACTACTCCTCTCGTACTATGCACCAGTCTATAGACGGGCGGCCAAAGTCCGGAGAAACTTCACAAACATCAACAAGCAACTCAGACAAACTTTCGCCCTATGAGCCCGGTGGTTCTGCCTGAATTCAGGCAGTTCCACGGCGGCAGGAGTCTTAATTATTATTCTCATTATTTGCTATGATCGGACTTTTCCCCACTGTCGAACTTATTCTTCATGTTTGTAACACCTTCCATGCTTACCTTCTCCCcgtttttttttgttcacAAAGTTGCGGGTAGATACTCCAACTAACTCATCAGGCCCAGAGGAATGGACGGACTTTGTATTATGATACCAGCATAGATTTCAAACACTCTCATTGTTCTCTCCTATCTCCGAATACAAAGCAGGGCTATGCGGGGTGCCTGTCATGTATGATGCATTCCCAAGCCCCGACGATTGGTCGTAGACTGAGGCGCCAGTGGCTCTAGCAACCCGGACCGTACCTGTCCAGTTTTAGTATCAGAGCCCAACGCCAAACCAGGTTTCCATCCTTGCTTCGCCAGGAGCTTGTGTCCCACGTTATCCAACGGGATTGGAGAAGATGTCTCCAATTTAGGCACTTCTCGGAGAGTTCCGACTGCTTGAACGATATGCGGTGAATGCTTTCGTAGGCCCGGACGTGACGAAGTTTGTTGA
The nucleotide sequence above comes from Rhizoctonia solani chromosome 3, complete sequence. Encoded proteins:
- a CDS encoding CaiB/baiF CoA-transferase family protein, with amino-acid sequence MDRIGKRPLEGIRVIEVRFAGLAPGPFCGLVLADLGASVIRVDNPTSVNNPTNDVLCRGKRSIAISPKVPAGLATLLRLISNAHVLIDPFRPGVMENLGLGPEVFLGSQAINPRLVYARLVGFDRHGELKNMAGHDLNYLAHAGVLGMMPPTTPEGRPAFPLNILADMAGGGLICATGIIAALLSLAKDPLAPGKVVETDMVAGSRYIASFNLIHSLIQKDPLFAQPPGRSLLDGGAPFYNSYQCSDGGWMSVACIEPKFFATFCTLIQHHLPSNFNPPMDATRPEPSTQGDRDKWRSHERWITEAFKTRTRKEWEDIFKGTDACVVPVLTPSEAARIHGSSPRFHPNFVGYFGEDRPMNLFTQTNSHGQSLRPGAHTFNILRDIGLNSDQMGELKRQGALGDQADDRAKL
- a CDS encoding autophagy protein APG17, yielding MPTIAPHPVATEPASPAPTGSSLAALFLTSKKALLHGNNICNHASTLTAGSSNLTVDILTLDAKLQWLTRNVADQLKAANSVAKYLESERDRAHSAAKEWDRARSRRTRSLDAILEQLGNQAVPPSLHKTVAGSSIFGSPRSDTGRQLPDTPQTEINDKASLGASGLNQESDQTVQERSRWKTLRDFIDERSIEEALERIEDERLRLDDSLARSYDFPQALDEQISAVRNALPRLSAEPILHEVHRHMTEQDRLVHAMAEDLEGIARHFGQVKDALQVEDDGGVINMDDIRSEANIWFPFERKLTCDGIALDQDTNELSAVVRDLDQSGGSVEDLHEQLSTIKASKLQDLETHQTILTKLEDLEEMMMAMLAEQDAVHHEANSLLETLNSRLVELENLEAAYLAYRRSYARLLQEMARRERYRAEMEEMVHGMVERLERYRDEETQRRHEFFTQEGEFIPEDLCPFVTDPPARWSFANTGEDDGRVIAEGLLEEARRILEDT